The sequence below is a genomic window from Gossypium hirsutum isolate 1008001.06 chromosome A11, Gossypium_hirsutum_v2.1, whole genome shotgun sequence.
CAAACCCTAAAAAAACAAGATCACTTTCCAACGTAGAACCTGCCAGCCATATTCATAATGACCCGTATAAGCAAAAGCCAAAATAGGGCAAGAATGAAACGGCAGCAACCAAGTTTTTTCTGTTCTAGACCTAGTACTGAAAGACTCAGTCATGAATATGATAGTCTTGTTAAGACATTACCTCATAACCTACCTCTTTAAAGCACATGCGACCATGTTTTGCAGCCACGCTTGCAGTGAAGAGTCCCATGAAATCTTGACCCAGAGAACATCATTCTAGGCTTTGCAGCAGAATGCAAACTCAAAGGCCTGAGAGTATCATCGCACAAACTCCTTATGTTTCCCGGACTCTGTGTTTGACACATTTACATATGGATATAAAGGTATCATTCttcaaaagtatataaaaaagcCTTAAAGAAGACAAACATATCCATATTTGACAATCTATCCAAAGTCCAGGTAAGCATAGCTGCTGTCAGTCTTCAAGCAACAACATAcaagattttattttcttaaaagcaaTTTTTTGAAGAATATAGAGAGAGAAAGGTGATGACAGGATCTTGTACATTGATTGACAACATAAATCTTAGTAAGACTTGGTATATTTCTACAAGTCTTTGTAATTGTAGGAACAGAAACACAATTGAGAAACAATAAGATCATGCAAATTGGCTTCTTGGAGAATCTTCAGTTCCCCGATCACCAAGAGTGTAAACATCAAAAAGGAAAGAATTTCAGATCAACAGATCatgcatataaaataaatatactctACCACTAATTGAAGATATCGGCTCAAACCTGAACTTCCTCTTGAGTACTTTTCAGCAGCTGCTTTGATTGACTTAGTAATATGGTTAAATTCCTCAAACAAGTTAAAAAGCAAtttcaagaattgaacttaattaGAAATCTAGCCTTTTGGAAATACAAGCAAGGACCTGGACGAGGACCAGGACCACTCAAGCATCATTAACAAAAGAGTAGCGATTGCATGCAAAATGTAGGAAGACAAGCAAAACAATCACCAtgaattatatttatgaaaagcACAACGAATGAGCATGGTCTGGATGAGCATTTGCTTATAATGAGCTCACTAGTTAAGTGAACTATCGAGTACAAATTTCTTTGTCAAACACCCAAAACATAATCCCACgccataaaaaattaaagttgattCCACCATTAAGCAATCCTTCCATAGTCCTTTCTTCCACGGGATGCTGGTGGAATATTTGAGACGGGATGATTTGCCCTACGCCCTACATTAACAATGCCAGGATCAAGTAAAATGGAATCAGTTCATTCTATTCCCTAAAATATCCAACAAATATCATATAGATCAATACAAGAAGCTCTATGAAATTACTAAGTGGAATAGGAGGTAACTAAAAGTAGTTTGATGGTGTAAAGATAGGAAGTACCCCATGGCATGCCATTACTAAATGAACTATTCCCAGGAGAACGTGGTCCCCCTGAATTAAAGCTAGGAGCAGGGAGTTGGACTTTCATCTGATTCCATTCACTACTTCGAGCACCAGTGGATCTCCCATGATTGAATCGCGGAAGGGTTTGTTGCCCCAACCGACTGGGATAATTTTGTGTCATATGTGGTGTGAAGTGAGATTGCTTTGAAGTAAAGCGGGGATATCCAGTATGCCAATCATTAGTTGGAGGACTACCCACTTCCAAATGTGAAAATCCTATAGGACCATTCTGTCTGCACTCAAACAATATAGAAATACGTCAAGAACAGTGAAGAGGTGTTCCAACAAAAAACCAAAGCTCTGCTCTTGTATGTTTGACATGTTTGAAGATTTCCATCTCTGCAATGGACGAACTCATCTTGGGCTGCATCAATTATATGGAACACAAATGCAAACTATAGCCTTTAATACGGAAAACAAAAACAAGGGCATAAGCATAACCAGACATGATTTAGAAAGACAAatgaaaagtacaaggatttattTAACGCTCTGGGTCCTTGAACACCTAGGTTCGAGTCCCATCATGCGTAATTACCATGTGTGGGCTCTTCCCCATATTTACTATGGGTTTAAGTCCACCATGTGCGGGTCTTGTCCAGATATATTAGTTCAATTGTGCTTTCAATTGATTTCATTCTAGTTATAGTTGCTCGGACATGTATTATTTGTGACTGTACATGTGATTGTACTTGTAAATACTCTAAAAGCAAGCgtgcacacatatatattttgCAACAAAGTCAACAGAGGAAAAGGATATGAAAttacctttgagttgataaatttGAGCTTGTGGTTAAGGCAAGGTTGAATCTTCCAACTCCAGCATACGAATCAACTGAACCAATATGCATTCCTCTGTTAAAGTTAGCTGATATGCAACTTTCATCAGATCCATCCTCTTGCAGAAGAAGTTCATCACTATGGTGACAACAAATGCAAGTAATATAAGAAGCTAAAAGATCGTAGAATAAAAATCACAGCAAAACCCTCAGGTTTAGGAGTATCCCTGATTCCTGATGCAGCATGGAAGATTTTTGACGGACAAGAAAACTTACAGGATATCAGATAAAATACCAGTGCGCATGTTCTACGATAAAGAACATATCAATCAATAACCCAGAATTTCAGAAATTCTGGTATTTGTTCAAGTTAGTTAACATACCAGAAGTTGTTTGATGTTTCGCTGGAACCATTTCAGATATCAATAGGCAGCACAATTATCAACTCTTCTCACAAAGCAAAAGTGTTTAGACTGTAAGTTATTACCACCCAAAAGACTATAATGCAACACAAAAAATATATTGGATCATACTCAAGTGTATCCAGATAAGCTCCCATTCTCTTCATATTATTACTTTATAACAGCAAGCAATCTATAAAGAATAAATGCACATCAGCACGACAAAATAAGGAAATACTGGTATACAACAGAGAACTGAAAAGGACAAAGTAATGGCTACTAAACTACATGACAAACATCAGTACATTAACATATGGTCTCCACCCTGTAGGCAGTGTGCAGCAGAAACATGACAAATATATCTTAAATATTTGACGAGCATAAGTTTAGACTGCAATGAATTCTCTACCCACCTATAATTTGGATCCCAATCTCCAGGATCAGGCAACGGCATGCTGGCCTCTGAATTGTCTTGAGTTGCTCCTGAGCTATACTGCAGTTGCACATTAGAACCAAGTCCTATGGAGCTTGGAATCTTCTGAACAATTGAGTAACTTGTAGCCATTCCAATGCCACCTCGCTGTTGCTTCCAGTTGGCTGTGTTAGAATTTGACTGTATATTAGAGGGCAGACCACCAGCCACTTGAGAGTTTCCCTCAGCTTGGTTAGAAACGGTGCCATCGGTCACTTGTCCTTGCCAATTTGGAGATGATGAACTCTCTTGAGATTGGGAACTTCCAGAATATCCCCAACCTTTTCTTCTATTAAACTGCCCAGCTGCCGCCATCTTACTTAAAGGTGATCCTTGACAACTGTTTCGTGCGGGAGAAGTAGGACCATAGTGTCCAGGAGAGCCACCTGAAACTTGACCATAGGAGTTTGGAGGAGTAAACTGCGAGGGACTAGTACCAAGGGGAAGTGGTGCAAAGTTTCCAGCCGATGGACTCACACCAAGTCCATTCCCATGAGAGTATAGCAGAAATCTTCGTCTAGCATCAGGGCTACTTCCAAGCATCGATGCACCACTCTGTGGATGCATGTTCATTGCAGATGGACCAACAGGTGAATAATATGAAAACATATTACCATTATCTCCGTAACTCCCGTAGCTGCTTCCAAGCCCAGTATTATCATTGTAGCTACCATGACTTCCTACACTGCCATAGCTATTAGCATGACCATATGGCACCATTGGGAAGTGTGGGCTGTTATGGAAGGAAACTCTGTTCCTGTTTGGAATCTACACAATAGAAAATATGGATCAGTATAAGACTAATACTAAAATATTGCTTCAATTCTATCACATCTTACATTAGGAGAAAGACCAGCTGCAAACCAATGCCCTCCACCAGGGTGATGATCCACCTTTAAGTTTTGAGCAACAggctataaaaaaatataaataaaaaaaggcaCCAGACGTTAGACAAGTGTCATTTCTTCTATTTCTCACCCATGAAATAACAGGTGCATATTAACTTCCATAATGCTTGCAATCCAACAACAACATATTGCTATGACAGAAAATCAGCCCAACTTAAGTGAAGACCAATAAAGCCCAAAAAAGAATTTCATACTCACAGAAACAATCATGAAGAAAAAGACAATAAAAAGAATAAGTTTTTCATATTTGACAAGTACAGAACTCCAGGATAAGTTTTTCAtatgtgaaattattttaatcaacCTCAAGCTTTTATAACAGTGTTTTATAAATAAGATATAAGTGCTTAGTGTATAACATATGATTATAACAGTTCTCACAAAGGTACATAGATGACCAATCAACTAAGAATAAACATGCAATCATTATGGAAATCAGGAGAGGACTAGCAAATTCCTCCGTATGCATGGTCTCAAGTCTTCCCTCTTCTATCTCTGCCGCAgccttttattttttccttttccctCTTTTCTTCCTAATTTATGATTTATGCATCTATATTtgttcatgaaaaattaaaacaaaccccacatagttaatataatattatgacaTAAGGTTCAAGTTTCTTCAATTGCACAGCTAAATGCATAGGTCCCTTACCAAGCGAGGTGTCTCAGGGGGAGGTCTGTATGGGCATGTGAAAGGTTCCCCAGTAA
It includes:
- the LOC107891373 gene encoding LOW QUALITY PROTEIN: dual specificity protein kinase YAK1 homolog (The sequence of the model RefSeq protein was modified relative to this genomic sequence to represent the inferred CDS: substituted 1 base at 1 genomic stop codon) translates to MVDSFSKGIVMDEVGPSNQREPQGASELGSDEGSAVRWRPSQLVFGPYSPRNEADRKPRVFVRRPLVARLTKDIIETFQICNPQFKYSEELNPKRFLTSPSVGILNDGYDNVNSDLILSVNFVLINLETQRRYIVKDVLGHGTFGQVAKCWVPETSSFVAVKIIKNQPAYYQQALVEVSILTTLNKKYDPEDKHHIVRIYDFFVHQRHLCISFELLDTNLYELIKINHFRGLSLSIVQLFSKXILRGLALLKDAGIIHCDLKPENILLCTSVKPAEIKIIDFGSACMEDRTVYSYIQSRYYRSPEVLLGYQYTTDIDMWSFGCIVAELFLGLPLFPGASEFDLLRRMIEILGGQPPDYLLKEAKNTSKFFKCIGSIHNMENGEISSGGRSAYQALTEEEYEARELKKPLIGKEYFSHKNLEAIVTNYPYRKNLPKEDIIKESQIRLALIDFLRGLVEFDPAKRWSPLQASKHPFVTGEPFTCPYRPPPETPRLPVAQNLKVDHHPGGGHWFAAGLSPNIPNRNRVSFHNSPHFPMVPYGHANSYGSVGSHGSYNDNTGLGSSYGSYGDNGNMFSYYSPVGPSAMNMHPQSGASMLGSSPDARRRFLLYSHGNGLGVSPSAGNFAPLPLGTSPSQFTPPNSYGQVSGGSPGHYGPTSPARNSCQGSPLSKMAAAGQFNRRKGWGYSGSSQSQESSSSPNWQGQVTDGTVSNQAEGNSQVAGGLPSNIQSNSNTANWKQQRGGIGMATSYSIVQKIPSSIGLGSNVQLQYSSGATQDNSEASMPLPDPGDWDPNYSDELLLQEDGSDESCISANFNRGMHIGSVDSYAGVGRFNLALTTSSNLSTQRQNGPIGFSHLEVGSPPTNDWHTGYPRFTSKQSHFTPHMTQNYPSRLGQQTLPRFNHGRSTGARSSEWNQMKVQLPAPSFNSGGPRSPGNSSFSNGMPWGRRANHPVSNIPPASRGRKDYGRIA